One part of the Ornithodoros turicata isolate Travis chromosome 2, ASM3712646v1, whole genome shotgun sequence genome encodes these proteins:
- the LOC135384753 gene encoding uncharacterized protein K02A2.6-like, producing MGHVYDIQYKPTQLMGNADGLSRLAVGPDHDFQRQISSDNIVEFEDVNVVSLEVMSVLPVTATSIAEETRKDAVLAEVQRRLLEGDSAAVDMPELRAYVQRQSEFSISHGCILLGMRTVIPTKFRKCILDVLHEGHLGQTKMKMLARSFVWWPGIDKDIEATVKTCESCASIGDDPKPVPLHRWERPEHPWSRLHADFAEYEKDNYLIVIDAYSKWPEIIKMRRVTAIDTINAFREIFLRQGLPEQLVTDNGPQFTSLEFKSFLGTYGVRHILTPPYHPKSNGQAENFVRSMKQALRRAKCGREEDPLGTFLSKYRSSPHISTGKTPCDLLNKRPFRFKLDLVRPSTQDYSGQSSHSSPKRVTRSFVTMDKVWVKDPTRKHHWVKGVIISREGNVVYDVQLDGRKRRRVHADHLKSRVSSDVGSPNASLCSGRPREPGTIPLSLTMDINLRPQASSAPPALDVVFPQQPPGNSTAEPPRRYPIRQRRPPARYRFTALGGRNDVDNDDDRAMTERGS from the coding sequence ATGGGTCACGTCTACGATATCCAGTATAAACCAACACAACTAATGGGAAACGCCGATGGACTATCTAGGCTGGCCGTTGGACCGGATCATGATTTCCAACGACAAATATCCAGTGACAACATTGTTGAATTTGAAGACGTCAATGTAGTCTCGTTAGAAGTCATGTCAGTTTTACCTGTTACGGCGACTTCTATTGCAGAAGAGACTAGGAAAGACGCAGTGCTAGCTGAAGTTCAGCGTCGCTTGCTAGAGGGCGATTCAGCTGCAGTCGACATGCCAGAACTTCGTGCCTATGTTCAGCGTCAGAGTGAGTTCTCTATTTCTCACGGTTGCATTTTGCTTGGAATGCGCACAGTCATTCCCACCAAGTTTCGCAAATGCATTTTGGACGTACTTCATGAGGGACACCTAGGCCAAACGAAAATGAAGATGCTTGCCAGATCTTTCGTTTGGTGGCCAGGAATAGATAAGGACATAGAAGCTACAGTCAAAACCTGCGAGTCCTGTGCTTCCATCGGAGACGATCCCAAGCCTGTACCTTTGCATCGTTGGGAACGTCCGGAACACCCATGGAGTAGACTCCACGCAGACTTTGCAGAGTACGAGAAGGACAACTACTTGATTGTCATAGATGCGTACAGTAAGTGGCCGGAAATAATCAAAATGCGTCGAGTAACCGCGATTGACACTATTAACGCTTTTCGCGAAATTTTCCTGCGTCAAGGCCTTCCTGAACAGTTGGTTACTGACAACGGGCCACAGTTTACCAGTTTGGAGTTCAAGTCATTCCTGGGGACTTATGGGGTCCGCCACATCTTAACACCGCCCTACCACCCGAAATCAAACGGACAGGCGGAGAATTTCGTCAGGTCAATGAAGCAGGCCTTGCGTCGCGCTAAATGTGGAAGGGAGGAAGACCCTCTAGGAACGTTTCTGTCTAAGTACAGATCTTCACCTCACATCTCCACCGGAAAAACACCTTGCGACTTGCTTAACAAGAGACCTTTCAGGTTCAAGCTAGATTTAGTTCGCCCGTCCACACAGGACTACTCAGGACAGTCTTCGCACTCCTCTCCAAAAAGGGTGACAAGAAGTTTTGTCACTATGGATAAGGTTTGGGTGAAAGATCCAACCCGTAAACATCATTGGGTCAAAGGTGTGATCATCAGTCGTGAAGGCAACGTTGTATATGATGTTCAACTGGATGGCAGAAAACGGCGCCGCGTTCATGCTGACCACTTGAAGAGTAGAGTGTCGTCAGATGTCGGGTCGCCTAATGCTTCTCTGTGTTCAGGTCGTCCACGGGAACCCGGGACGATTCCCTTGAGCCTGACCATGGACATCAACTTGAGACCCCAGGCTTCGTCTGCGCCTCCCGCACTCGACGTCGTCTTCCCACAACAGCCACCTGGAAACTCAACAGCAGAGCCTCCGCGGAGATACCCTATCCGTCAAAGAAGACCTCCTGCCCGTTACAGGTTCACAGCCTTAGGAGGGAGGAATGATGtagacaacgacgacgaccgaGCTATGACGGAGCGAGGCTCGTGA